A region of Micromonospora chokoriensis DNA encodes the following proteins:
- a CDS encoding aldehyde dehydrogenase (NADP(+)), protein MNVVITVDPRDGRRRSTDLSETDESRLEAVADQASRAAQWLSGLGRLGRADMLDRIAASLESRRADLVAVAEAETGLSTARLNQELTRTALQFRMFGDVVRDGAYVEAAIDHAADTPIGPGPDVRRMLVPLGPVAVFGASNFPFAFSVAGGDTAAALAAGCPTVLKAHPSHPLTSQASADAIESAVRDLGGPEGVIGIVYGEQAGRSLVRHPAIRAAALTGSVGAARAIQAAIDERPDPIPFYAELSSVNPIVVLPGAVDDRSDRIAEGLFTSFTASGGQLCTKPGLAFVPSDRAGDELVDALRERVTSAGGAVLLNERIRDAYEKQAAAFERAGARVAARPRVEPGEGFTVAPTLLEVGLPELTAEIADECFGPLLIVVRYGDVTELDAALATVPPSLTGSIHSGPADQAAVVRRLVDVFAGRAGRIVFDGYPTGVRVSWAQHHGGPWPSTNAVHTSVGATAIRRFLRPLAWQDAPEWVLPEELRDEYTAIPRRVDGRLESKGE, encoded by the coding sequence GTGAACGTGGTCATCACGGTCGACCCACGCGACGGCCGGCGGCGCTCGACGGATCTCAGCGAGACGGACGAGTCTCGGCTGGAGGCCGTCGCCGACCAGGCGTCCCGAGCCGCGCAGTGGCTGTCCGGGCTGGGCAGACTCGGCAGGGCGGACATGCTCGACCGCATCGCCGCGTCCCTGGAGTCCCGGCGGGCGGACCTGGTGGCGGTCGCCGAGGCCGAGACCGGGCTCAGCACGGCGCGGCTCAACCAGGAACTCACGCGGACGGCGCTCCAGTTCCGGATGTTCGGCGACGTGGTGCGCGACGGGGCGTACGTCGAGGCGGCCATCGACCACGCCGCCGACACCCCCATCGGGCCGGGCCCGGACGTGCGACGGATGCTCGTACCCCTCGGACCGGTGGCCGTGTTCGGGGCCAGTAACTTCCCGTTCGCCTTCTCGGTCGCCGGGGGCGACACCGCCGCCGCGCTCGCCGCGGGGTGTCCCACCGTCCTGAAGGCCCACCCGTCGCACCCGCTGACATCGCAGGCCTCCGCCGACGCGATCGAGTCGGCCGTCCGCGACCTGGGTGGCCCCGAGGGCGTGATCGGCATCGTGTACGGGGAGCAGGCGGGCCGGTCACTGGTGCGGCACCCGGCGATCCGCGCGGCCGCCCTGACGGGGTCCGTCGGGGCCGCCCGTGCCATTCAGGCTGCCATCGACGAACGACCCGATCCGATTCCCTTCTACGCCGAGCTGAGCAGTGTGAACCCGATCGTCGTCCTGCCCGGGGCGGTCGACGACCGGAGCGACCGGATCGCCGAGGGCCTGTTCACCTCCTTCACGGCGTCGGGCGGTCAGCTGTGCACCAAGCCCGGCCTGGCGTTCGTTCCGTCCGACCGGGCCGGTGACGAGTTGGTCGACGCGCTGCGGGAGCGGGTCACCTCGGCGGGAGGCGCGGTTCTGTTGAACGAGCGCATCCGGGACGCCTACGAGAAGCAGGCGGCGGCGTTCGAACGAGCCGGCGCCCGGGTCGCGGCGCGACCCCGGGTCGAGCCCGGCGAGGGCTTCACCGTCGCGCCGACACTGTTGGAGGTCGGCCTGCCGGAGCTGACGGCCGAGATCGCCGACGAGTGCTTCGGTCCGCTGCTGATCGTGGTCCGGTACGGCGACGTCACCGAACTCGACGCCGCCCTGGCGACCGTCCCACCGTCGCTGACCGGCTCCATCCACAGTGGGCCCGCCGACCAGGCCGCTGTGGTCCGTCGACTGGTCGACGTGTTCGCCGGCCGTGCCGGCCGCATCGTCTTCGACGGGTACCCCACCGGTGTCCGGGTCTCCTGGGCCCAGCACCACGGCGGACCCTGGCCGTCGACCAACGCCGTACACACCTCGGTGGGCGCCACGGCGATCCGGCGGTTCCTGCGCCCGCTGGCGTGGCAGGACGCCCCGGAGTGGGTCCTCCCCGAGGAGCTTCGAGACGAGTACACCGCCATTCCACGTCGAGTGGACGGGAGGCTGGAATCGAAGGGCGAATAG
- a CDS encoding alpha/beta hydrolase-fold protein, whose protein sequence is MSVATPRPPTSSPSRRLVITLLAAVTVAAGTVAVPAASAAPPAPLGPTVTRTDKPPTGYEVTFRYRAPDDVQQVHVYGDWFFSRPENIPCQDCGDARPPTEWQPGDVAATPWHILPMRKGPDGVWTFTTPLPAGTFRYAFTHDCANALGTGCTLHDDPANRWQIQPQYPGAPGAVRSTIYVPTSRTFPTYDTGYQAPVARIGRLESRRYPSPLSTNPAGAHDIVVYTPHGYDPDRAEPYPTLYLSHGSGDHSTAWTMQGVAHLILENAIKDRAAQPMVIVSTDFNGLPGGNEGYVDELRNNVFPFVEQNYHVSTRAQDRAFGGFSAGGSRAYTIMYQHTDLFGYHAAWSAGGPAATPAQIDSMKAVAGGIMIGTGLQDRLGNIAENSQRNAAALRAAGVELDEYNVPGVHTWHVWRPLLNHYLRTLAFRATTTGLDVTAAPVGGSRHTSVTATATVDAVSTGAAAPSGTVEFSAGDRRLGSARVHNGVARLKTILHGDLDAPVVARYQGDKLFDGSHSSPVDAR, encoded by the coding sequence ATGTCCGTCGCCACACCCCGTCCCCCGACGTCGTCGCCGAGCCGTCGGCTGGTGATCACACTGCTCGCCGCCGTCACCGTCGCGGCCGGTACGGTCGCGGTTCCCGCGGCGTCGGCCGCGCCGCCCGCCCCGCTGGGCCCGACCGTCACCCGCACCGACAAACCGCCGACCGGGTACGAGGTCACGTTCCGGTACCGGGCGCCCGACGACGTCCAGCAGGTCCACGTCTACGGCGACTGGTTCTTCTCCCGCCCGGAGAACATCCCTTGCCAGGACTGCGGAGACGCCCGGCCGCCCACCGAGTGGCAGCCCGGCGACGTGGCGGCCACCCCGTGGCACATCCTGCCCATGCGTAAGGGCCCCGACGGGGTGTGGACGTTCACCACGCCGCTGCCGGCGGGCACCTTCCGCTACGCGTTCACCCACGACTGCGCCAACGCCCTCGGCACCGGCTGCACCCTGCACGACGACCCGGCGAACCGGTGGCAGATCCAGCCGCAGTACCCGGGAGCGCCCGGCGCGGTACGCAGCACGATCTACGTGCCGACCAGCAGGACGTTTCCGACCTACGACACCGGTTACCAGGCGCCGGTCGCCCGGATCGGCAGGTTGGAGTCCCGGCGGTACCCGTCGCCGCTGTCCACCAACCCGGCCGGAGCGCACGACATCGTCGTCTACACGCCGCACGGCTACGACCCCGACCGGGCGGAGCCCTACCCGACCCTCTACCTGAGCCACGGCAGTGGTGACCACTCCACGGCCTGGACGATGCAGGGCGTCGCCCACCTCATCCTGGAGAACGCGATCAAGGATCGGGCGGCGCAGCCGATGGTGATCGTCTCCACCGACTTCAACGGGCTGCCCGGCGGCAACGAGGGCTACGTCGACGAGCTGCGGAACAACGTCTTCCCGTTCGTCGAGCAGAACTACCATGTGTCCACCCGCGCGCAGGACCGGGCATTCGGTGGCTTCTCGGCCGGTGGCAGTCGGGCGTACACCATCATGTACCAGCACACCGACCTGTTCGGTTACCACGCCGCCTGGAGCGCGGGTGGTCCGGCCGCCACCCCGGCGCAGATCGACAGCATGAAGGCGGTGGCCGGCGGCATCATGATCGGCACCGGGCTCCAGGACCGCCTGGGCAACATCGCCGAGAACTCGCAGCGTAACGCCGCCGCCCTGCGGGCCGCCGGTGTCGAGCTGGACGAGTACAACGTGCCCGGCGTGCACACCTGGCACGTATGGCGTCCGCTGCTGAACCACTACCTGCGTACCCTGGCGTTCCGCGCCACGACGACCGGTCTCGACGTCACCGCGGCACCCGTGGGCGGCTCGCGCCACACCAGTGTCACCGCCACCGCGACCGTCGACGCCGTCAGCACCGGCGCCGCCGCGCCCTCCGGCACCGTCGAGTTCTCCGCCGGCGACCGGCGTCTCGGGTCGGCCCGGGTGCACAACGGTGTCGCCCGGCTGAAGACGATCCTCCACGGTGACCTGGACGCCCCGGTGGTCGCCCGGTACCAGGGCGACAAGCTCTTCGACGGTTCCCACAGCTCCCCCGTCGACGCCCGGTAA
- the arfA gene encoding arabinosylfuranosidase ArfA, translated as MSLDPRRRVAPVPRRLFGSFVEHLGRCVYTGLYEPGHPTADADGFRRDVLDLVRELGVTTVRYPGGNFVSSYRWEDGVGPVDQRPARLDLAWHSLETNEFGLDEFMRWVGKADVDPIMAVNLGTRGTAEAVDLLEYANHRGGSHLADQRRDNGATDPYGIRLWCLGNEMDGPWQVGQRSATEYGRLASQTAKAMRRFDPDLELVACGSSHLGMPTFGAWERDVLTEAYDDVDLISLHAYYQPVDDDLASFLASAEDMDRYIDAVTAIADSVGAIRRSTKKIMIAFDEWNVWYQSAAPSNPPSGEDWPVAPPLLEDHYSVADAVVVGGLLISLLRHSDRVTAACQAQLVNVIAPIMTEPGGAAWRQTIFHPFARTARHARGAVLDVLRDGSTTSTDRFGEIAAVDAVSTWDDETGEMTVFLVNRVVTTPAEVTVDVTGARLAGIIECVTVGGADLHAKNTADGPDHAEPRPNGAARSADGGVQLTLPPASWTMLRLRATDVTT; from the coding sequence CTGAGCCTCGACCCGCGCCGACGCGTCGCGCCGGTGCCCCGCCGGCTCTTCGGCTCGTTCGTGGAGCACCTCGGGCGCTGCGTCTACACCGGCCTCTACGAGCCGGGGCATCCGACGGCCGACGCGGACGGCTTCCGGCGCGACGTCCTCGACCTCGTCCGGGAACTGGGCGTCACCACGGTCCGATATCCCGGCGGCAACTTCGTCTCCTCCTACCGATGGGAGGACGGCGTCGGCCCGGTCGACCAACGGCCCGCCCGGCTGGACCTCGCCTGGCACAGCCTGGAGACCAACGAGTTCGGGCTGGACGAGTTCATGCGCTGGGTCGGCAAGGCGGACGTCGACCCGATCATGGCGGTCAACCTCGGCACCCGCGGCACCGCCGAGGCCGTCGACCTGCTCGAGTACGCCAACCACCGCGGCGGCAGTCACCTCGCCGACCAGCGGCGCGACAACGGCGCCACCGATCCGTACGGAATCAGGCTGTGGTGCCTGGGCAACGAGATGGACGGCCCGTGGCAGGTGGGTCAGCGAAGCGCCACCGAGTACGGGCGACTCGCGTCGCAGACCGCGAAGGCCATGCGCCGCTTCGATCCCGACCTCGAACTCGTCGCCTGCGGCTCGTCACACCTCGGCATGCCGACCTTCGGCGCCTGGGAACGTGACGTGCTCACCGAGGCGTACGACGACGTCGACCTGATCTCGTTGCACGCCTACTACCAGCCGGTCGACGACGACCTGGCCAGCTTCCTCGCCTCCGCCGAGGACATGGACCGATACATCGACGCGGTCACCGCCATCGCCGACTCCGTCGGGGCGATCCGCCGGTCCACCAAGAAGATCATGATCGCCTTCGACGAGTGGAACGTCTGGTACCAGTCCGCCGCTCCCTCCAACCCGCCGAGCGGCGAGGACTGGCCGGTCGCCCCGCCCCTGCTGGAGGACCACTACAGCGTGGCCGACGCCGTCGTGGTCGGCGGCCTGCTGATCAGCCTGCTGCGGCACAGCGACCGGGTGACGGCGGCCTGCCAGGCTCAACTGGTCAACGTGATCGCACCGATCATGACCGAGCCGGGCGGCGCGGCCTGGCGGCAGACCATCTTCCACCCCTTCGCCCGGACCGCCCGGCACGCCCGGGGAGCCGTGCTCGACGTGCTGCGCGACGGCAGCACGACGTCCACCGACCGCTTCGGCGAGATCGCCGCTGTCGACGCGGTCTCCACCTGGGACGACGAGACCGGTGAGATGACGGTGTTCCTCGTCAACCGCGTGGTCACCACCCCGGCCGAGGTGACGGTGGATGTCACCGGCGCCCGGCTGGCCGGCATCATCGAGTGCGTCACCGTCGGCGGCGCCGACCTGCACGCCAAGAACACGGCCGACGGCCCGGACCACGCCGAGCCGCGTCCCAACGGCGCGGCCCGCAGCGCCGACGGCGGCGTCCAGCTGACCCTCCCGCCCGCGTCCTGGACCATGCTGCGGCTTCGGGCCACCGACGTGACCACGTGA
- a CDS encoding LacI family DNA-binding transcriptional regulator, whose amino-acid sequence MVNGHYGVSANTVAHVRSTIEQLGYESSLVATSLRRSRTNVLGLVTHSFQSYTAEVLKGAMKALSRSGFDLIVYANSDLYGSYSEGWERRHLTRLSGTLTDGCIVVTPWGEVQSRTPVVAIDPARGTTGPSVMADNLAGATAAVEHLLALGHRRIGFIAGRSSLEAAWSREEGYRAALTAAGLPLDPTLIGRGDFNPESAVPLARALLQQAEPPTAIFAASDGMALQALEVARELGVSVPADLSVVGFDNIPESASTTPGLTTVDQSMYQLGYEAARMLKSLVTGEWEGPHRMVLPTSLVVRGSTAPPKSTGRQ is encoded by the coding sequence GTGGTCAACGGCCATTACGGCGTCAGCGCCAACACGGTGGCGCATGTCCGCTCGACCATCGAGCAACTCGGTTACGAGTCGAGCCTGGTCGCCACCAGCCTCCGGCGCAGCCGCACCAACGTCCTCGGCCTCGTGACGCACAGCTTCCAGTCGTACACCGCCGAGGTGCTCAAGGGGGCGATGAAGGCGCTGAGCCGCTCGGGCTTCGACCTGATCGTCTACGCCAACAGCGACCTCTACGGGTCATACTCGGAGGGCTGGGAGCGGCGGCACCTGACCCGCCTGTCCGGCACCCTGACCGACGGGTGCATCGTGGTCACCCCCTGGGGCGAGGTGCAGAGCCGTACGCCGGTGGTGGCCATCGACCCGGCGAGGGGCACGACGGGGCCCTCGGTGATGGCCGACAACCTGGCGGGCGCCACCGCCGCCGTCGAGCACCTGCTCGCTCTGGGCCATCGGCGCATCGGCTTCATCGCCGGTCGGTCCAGCCTGGAGGCGGCCTGGTCCCGCGAGGAGGGCTACCGGGCCGCGCTGACCGCCGCCGGCCTCCCGCTCGACCCGACGTTGATCGGCCGAGGGGACTTCAACCCCGAGTCGGCGGTCCCGTTGGCGCGCGCCCTCCTGCAACAGGCGGAGCCGCCGACAGCGATCTTCGCGGCGAGCGACGGGATGGCCCTCCAGGCCCTGGAGGTCGCCAGGGAACTGGGGGTCTCCGTCCCCGCGGACCTGTCCGTCGTCGGGTTCGACAACATCCCGGAGTCGGCGTCGACGACACCCGGTCTGACCACTGTGGACCAATCGATGTACCAGCTGGGATACGAAGCCGCGCGCATGCTGAAGTCACTGGTCACCGGCGAGTGGGAGGGGCCGCACCGCATGGTGCTGCCGACCAGCCTCGTGGTCCGCGGCTCGACCGCGCCGCCGAAGAGCACGGGACGACAGTGA